The DNA window CCCGCGCCCGCAAGATCCAGCGCTTCCTCTCCCAGCCCTTCTTCGTGGCTGAGGCCTTCACCGGCCGCCAGGGCAAGTACGTGCCCATCGCGGAGACGGTGCGCGGCTTCAAGGAGATCCTGGAAGGCAAGTACGATGACCTGCCCGAGCAGGCCTTTTTCATGGTCGGCCCCATCGAAGAAGCCGTCGCTGAAGCTGAGAAGATGAAGGCCATCAAGTAAACAGGGCCTAGTACTTAGCAATGGCTACACTGCGCATATCAATCGTTACCGCCGAGCGCTCCCTCCTGGAGGACGATGTGGACATGGTCATCGCCCCCGGCGCCGAAGGCCAGCTGGGCATCTTGCCCATGCACGCGCCCCTGATGACCATGGTCACCCCTGGCGAGATCCGCCTGAAGAAGGGCGCGAGCGAAAGCGCCTTCACCGTCACCGGCGGCTTCCTTGAGGTGCGCGATAACAAGGTCACCATCCTGGCCGATGCCGCCGAGCGAGCCGAAGAGATTGACCTGGCCCGCGCCGAGGCCGCGATGAAAAAGGCCCAGGACGCCATCAAGGCCGCCCCCGCCGCCAAGGAACTGGAAGAGGCCACCACGGCCTTCCAGCGTGCCGCCCTTCGCGTGAAGGTCGCCCGCAAGAAAAAGACTACCGGCCCCGGCGGCGTCAGCTAGTCCGCAAGCTGCGCGCAGACCCGCAAAGGCCCCCCTTCGACGGGGGCCTTTGCGGGTCTCTTGGCACGAAGCGTTTGGCGAGCCGCCTAGCTTCAGCTAGCATAGATGCATGCTGCGTCGCGCCCAGAAACTCCCTGCCTGGTGGCCCGCCTGCGGCATGCTTGTCCTCCGCGAAGGCCGCTGCTCCCTCGCCGCCTGCGGCAAGCCCCTCACCGGGCGTCAGACCCGGTGGTGCAGCCGCAAGTGTACCCGGGTCTTTCTGGTGAACCACCAGTGGACCCCCGCCCAGCTCGCCGCTCTCAAGCGCGATGGCTACACCTGCAGGCACTGTGGCTTCTGCCCGGGAAAACAGCCCGACCGCATGGGGCGCATGATCTGGCGTCGCCGCCATCACGGGATGGAAGTGAACCACATCGCCCCGCTCAACGGCCGTGGCTACCGCATCGGCTGCGTCCATCACCAAGAAAACCTTGAGACCCTTTGCCACAGTTGTCATTTGGAAGTCACCATGCGGCAACGGGCGATCCAAGAGAAAAGGCGTAGCCGGATGGTCAAGCCGCACCGGAGATCAGCGTTGAGGAAGCGAACTCGGAACGCCAAAGAGAGCAAATGATAGGGGCGG is part of the Chloroflexota bacterium genome and encodes:
- a CDS encoding F0F1 ATP synthase subunit epsilon, which produces MATLRISIVTAERSLLEDDVDMVIAPGAEGQLGILPMHAPLMTMVTPGEIRLKKGASESAFTVTGGFLEVRDNKVTILADAAERAEEIDLARAEAAMKKAQDAIKAAPAAKELEEATTAFQRAALRVKVARKKKTTGPGGVS